TCCAGAATGGAGGGGTTTAACCTCAAGGACTGGCCCACTGCTCCTCAGCCCCAGGAGGCAGCTGGcagggctggcaggctgcagcctgaGTCTCAATTATTTCGACAGAGTTCTCAAGAGGACAGGGTGATCAGATCAGGAGTCCTCTGGGTTTGTAGAGCAGTGCCCACATGGAAACCTGAAGAGGAGGCCTTCTTAAAGGCCGAGTGGTGCCTCCCTGCCGTTGGCACTCACACCCTCTCATCCTGTCTCCTCTGTGCCCAGATCATGTGCTGTTCTACCTGCACTCCTGCCTGTTGTCCTGACCACAGTCACCATGCCTCGGGGTAAGAAGGCCAAGCTCCACACCTGTGAGAAATGCCGCCAGGCTCAGCATGGCACCCAGGATCTGAGGGGCACTCAGGTCACTGCCACCACGATGGAAGCACTCTCATCTTCTTCCAGTCCTGGTCCCGGGGTTGATGCTAAGGGAAAGCCTGGTTCTAGGTCTCATCACCATCTCAAGAGTCCTCGGAGGGCCCTGGCCACCACCACTATGCCTGCAGGTGTTTCTCCCACAAGATCATCCAAAAGAGCCCTTGGGAAAATTGGGAAAACACATAATTCCTCTCAGGCCCCTCTCTCCAATGTGCAGTCTGCAAGACACTCACTAACCAGGCCAACAAGTCTGTTGGTGTAGTTCctgttaatgcatatataagaTGAAAAAGCCCATTAGGAAAGTGCATATGCTGAAGATCATTCATAAAAAGTACCACATCGATTCCCCAGGATCCTCAAAAGAGCTTCTGACAGGATGGAGGTGGTATTTGGTATTGACATGAAGAAAGACAACACTGCCAAGCATTCTTATGTCCTTGTCAGCAAGATGAATCTCCCCCACAATGGGATCCTGCACCATGGCAGGGGTTTTCCCAAGGCCGGTCTCCTGATGAATCTCCTGGGTGTGATCTTCATGAAGGGCAACTGTGCCACAGAGGAAGACATCTGGGATTTCCTGGGTAAGATGAATATCTATGCTGGGAAGAGGCACTTCTTAGTTGGGGAGCCCAAGAAGCTCATCACCCAAGATTTGGTGCAGCTGAAGTATTTGGAATATCGGCAAGTGCCTGGCAGTGATCCAGCATGCTATGAGTTCCTGTGGGGTCCGAGAGCACACACTTGAAACAGCAAGATGAGAGTCCTGGAGTTCCTGGCCAGGATTAACTGTTTGGATCCCAGTGCCTTCCACTTTTTGTATGAAGAGGCTTTGAAAGATGAGGAAGAAAGGGCCCAAGCTAGCAGATGTCCCAGTGTTCCTCCAGCAGTTCCTTCCATACGTGAAGCTGAGGCAAATTCTGCACTTTGAGGCTCAAGAGAGGAGTCAGTGTTCCAAGTAGTACAGGACTGGACCTCACCAAGGGTTCATAGTGTAAAATACCTTGGTGTTTCTGTTGTGTATAGggaatttagaaataaatctatgTTTTTATGTTCTTGCTGCTTTTCAAATGTTGCTACTAAATGAAAATTTATCTAGCCTATAATCTAAGTGTGCGAATTCATGAATCACACTTACTGTTGTTTATCAGTCTTAAGGATAAGAGATTTTTATATTGTGTAAAGCAAATGGGGAAGCTTCCATCTTTTTTAGTAAGCTGGTGCAAGATAGCATAGCATTGCAATATGTTATTAccttgaaaatttgaaaaagttaAGCAGTAAGATATGTGGgatcaagaaatagaggaaaaggaaTATGGTCGGTACTTGGTTTCCTCATCCTTTGTACTCtttgttttacaaaattataaatgacaaTATATGCTTGGTTAATTCAAAAATGTAGAATTAAATTCTAATAATTTCAACCTCATGCTCACAGGCTCACTTATTCCCTAAACAGTAATTGAGCTTCTGCTCATAGAAGACTCCATGCTAGTACTTGGAGAGCTGAGAAAAAGATCTAGCCACTGACCATAAAATTATAGAGTCGAGAAGTAGCTGTCTTGTAAAGGAAATGGTGACATGACAGCAGTCAAATGTGAATTCCCTGATGCAAGGTAGTGGTGGGCCTTGGGAAAGTATAAATCTTTTGGTGGGAAGTAATTATAAGTTGAGTGCATGGCGGGCTGGATGAGGCTGTGGTAATCATGACCAGGGACCAGGTTCTCACATGGTGGGCTGCATAGTTTAAAGACAAAGCCTGGGATGGGAAACTGTCCTTAACAGTTACAGACACACTTCACTCTGTTGCATGTTGCTTTATTGTATTTCACAGGTActgcttttctttgttctttttctttaccaAAGTAAAAGTTTGTGTTAGTCAACCTTGCTTCCAGCAAGTCGTTCGGCTCCATGTTTCCAACACcgtttgctcacttcatgtctgtgTGTCACGTTTTGATACCTCTTGCAATGTTCACACCCTCAGCAGCAAAAATGATGGACTCGGTGAAGGCTCACATAATGGTTAGCATCTTTTTTCTTCTAGCAAAGAGGTGTTTTTATTTAAGATATCTATATTGTTTTGAGGCATAATGCTATTGCCCACGTAATAGCCTAAAATATAGTATAATCATAAATTTTATGgaagcactgggaaaccaaaaaattcttgTGACTGCATTGTGATATGGACTTTCCTTTGGGGGTTGAGAACCAAACCTGCAGTATTTTCTGAGTCTGCCTGTGCTTTGGGATTGTGAGTAAATCAGAGAGAAATCACATGAAGCTGGCATGGAATGTGTCCTGTGCTCTTGTTTGGGTGCATGTAAACACTGCAGGTTAGATGTTTTATTCATGTTACCTTCTCTCCACAGAGTTTCTGAGAAATCAGGATGGCACTCCCCTGAGGAGGGATGATGCTCAGAAGCCGCTAGAGTGGCGCCCTCTGTGTTCTTTGGGCTTAACTGTCAACTTTTAggttctgaatattttttaagtctacagTTCATTCTCATTCACCCTCCCATAGCCCAtggcaaccaccactctactctctgcttttttgactttgaccattttagtttgcttatataaatgacatcatgcagtatttctccttctctgtctggcttatttcactgtaGCATAATGTCCTCTGGATTTATCCACGCTGTCATTAACTAGAGAGGTTAGCTTCATTTTAGActgaatgatatttcattgtatgtatattttgcatcttttttatcctttcatctgtcacTGGACACCTAGGCTGCTTCCCTTTCTTGCctgttgtgagtagtgctgcagtgaacatgggagtgcagagctCTATTCGAGGTCCTGATTTCAATTCCTTTGGATAGTAGTGGAACTGCATAGAATATtatgtgttatttttgctttttgaggaacctggatattgctttccatagtggctgtaccaatttacatttctactagCAGTGTTGAATATGTATAGTTTACTAAGAAAATtgcaaactgtcttccaaagtggctctaCCATTttgcatcaccaccaccaaggaaTAACAGTTCTTGTTGATTCACATccttaccagcatttggtgttgtcagtccTTTGGATGTTGACCATTCTGAAAGGCATGTTGTGGTATCTGCTTGTGTATTTTAATTTGTAGTTCCCTAATGGtatacctagatagcatattgaaaaacaaagacattactttgccaacaaaggtccatctagtcaagactatggtttttccagtggtcatgtatggatgtgagagttggactgtgaagaaagctgagtgccaaagaattgatgcttttgaactgtggtgttggagaagactcttgagagtcccttggactgcaaggaaatccaaccagtccattctaaaggagatcagtcctgggtgttctttggaaggaatgatgccaaagctgaaagttcagtactttgtccacctcatgcaaagagttgactcattggaaaagactctgattctgggagggactgggggcaggaggaaaaggggacaacagaggatgagatggctggatggcatcactgactcgatggacatgagtttgagtgaactctgggagatggtgatggacagggaggcctggcgtgctgcgattcatggggtcgcaaagagtccaacatgactgagcaactgaactgaacggaatggCATATgaggctgagcatcttttcatatgcttgtttgccatctgtgtatcttccttGGTGAGGTATCTAATCATATTTTTTGTCCACTTTTATTAGATGttaattttcttcttaatttttaagagttctttgtatattttagattagaGCCTTcatcagatatgtcttttgcaaatattttctcccagactaTGGCTCATCTTCTTGTTCTCTTGGTGTATTTTTATAGAGCAGAAGTTTAAAGGGAATGAAATgtagcttatcaattatttctttcatggatcccCATCACTTTTTTCTATGAtgaaatttttattgattgattgattggtaTATGGtacatggggtcttagttccccaatcagggttTGAACTCACACTCCTTGCACTGGAAGcaccatttttctttaattttaactttttattttgtgttggggtatagcaaattaacaatattgtgacagGTTCAGGTGAAcggtgaaggaactcagccatccatatacatgtatccattcactCCCAAACTCCTGTCTCATCACATGCCACATAACACATAACCAAAATAATTAAGAGTGATAAATAAAGGAGACAAAGAGATAATGCTCAATAACAATATGATCATCTGCTTGTGCAAAATTAAACACCCTCAAGTTACCAAGGCTTACAAGATTATCTGACACTATCCCTCTCTgtagaaagtaaatatttatttaattaaaatatttattttttgactgctctgggtcttagttgtgacactcaGAATCTTTTTTTGCCATGAGCaagctctttagttgtggcatgtgagatttttagttgtggcaaatgaatacttagttgtggcatgtgggttccaggtacctgaccagggatcaaacccaggcagggagcacagagtcttaaccactggatcaacaAGGCGGTcccaaaataaagattttagaaCTAACCTAaatctgatggctcagatgataaagaatgtgcctgcaatgcaggagacctggattcgatccctgggttgggaacatcccccggaggaggcaacccactccaggtttcttgcctggagaacccacatggtcagaggagccttggcaggctatatagtccatggggttgtaaagagttggatatgactgagcaaataaacacaaaccttaaatctGACTAAAGAGAAGGAATATATCAACTCTTTTTCTCTGACAGCATAACATGTATCTTGAATTCCTTGATTTGTGCTGCATTTTCCTAATCTTATATCATTTTGGGGACTGAGACCCATTTTGCCCAAGATTTGCTAGAGGGTAGCTGCTCAAATGTTGTAGGAACATGcatttctgaggaggcctttaaTCAAGCGACAGAAGCCAATATAGGAACCTCCATGAAGGAGGACCGAGGAGACAGTCACCCCTGAATATAAGGGTCACCCAAAGACTAAGAAGAAGAATCTCAGATCAGTAGAAAGAGCAGTCCCAGGCTGTGGTAGATGTAGTGAGGATGATGCTGAGTAAGAGGAGTCCAGAAGGACTCAAGTTGCATCCCCACTCTCTGTTTGCTGAGGCGCCAATGGACTGTGATGTAACGAGAATCACCCTGACTTCCAacttggaattctcaaggagactAGGACCTTGATGTAAGACAAGCAACTTAATAAACCACAAAGCGGAGTTACAGGATTTGTCGCGTGTCGATGTGAGGACCTGAAAGTGAACTCACAGTAGCACACACTGCATCAAAGGAGGCCCTGGAAAATCTCTGACACTGTGGTCCCCAGGAAGCTCTGGGCACAGATGTTAGGGTGATTTCAGTCTGGAAAGGCTCAGCAAGGTGAGACCTCTGTCTGATACGATCAGCCTCATTTTCGCAGAGGGAGGGACCTGAATCCAAGGAGAACCTCACGTAATAATGCTGAGCATTAGAGGGGACCCCTGGAGAGAGAGCCAAACAGACTTCTGTAAATTCTTAGCCCTAAGAGACCCAGAAGAGCTACTTCTGAGTGGTCCCCTCATTCGACCTGTGTGatcccagggagggcagggcctCCTCTAGCAGAATTGGACCCCAGATCTGCAGAAGGAGGCATCTTGACCATAACCGGACTTAAAGTGAGGACCGTCGGTACTAGTGAAAGGGCCTCCCCCAAAAGAGGGAGGCTTACAGAGTGGCACCCCTCCTGACAAGCAGAGATGCTCAGAGCAGTGCCCTGACTCCCCCCACTAGGGACTTCGAGAAGCAAGGGCTTTGTTTGGAGGCTGGAGGACTCGAATTCATAGATGGAGGCGTCCCGAGTTCTGATAGGCTGTACAGGGTCGACTGTGAGACAGGATCCAGGGACGGATGaatactgagctaccagggcttCCGTAGTCCTTGCCCCTGCCGTCATCCCTGGGAAACCCCACGTAGAACCATATGCCCCGCCTCTCCACTTCCGCTTCTGAAGCGAGGCGGTCTGCCACTTGCTGTGGCGTCTGTTCTGTGGAGATTGATTGTCTAGGACGCGTCCAGAGCCAAGGTGAGGACCTGAATGTAGCTGAAGGGAATTTCCCAACCTCTCCCAGTAATAAAAGTGACCCAGCCTCATCCCACCCCTGTAATACGCAGTTTCACTGGCCCTGTCCTGAATTACAGGGCCGAGGCGCCATCTTGTAGTTGCCACCTGGAGGGCCACAGTGGGTCAGGCGGCTTTGTTTAAAGAGGGCGGTCTCTTTAGGCGATGGGAGTAGTCTTGTTCTCAAAAGGTGAAAAGATGGGGCCTTCAGAGCTCACAGGGGTATCTGCTTCCAAAGAGGTGACTACACAGAGGCTCCTCCTGCCGCCACTGCTGCAGGGACCCGGAGTAGCGgcccccaatctttttggcacctaGGACCGGTTTCTTGGATGACAGTTTTTTCATGGGGTGGGGTGAGCTGGTGGGATGGGGCGTGACAGGGTGGACAAGGGAGGGTGGGGTGGCATGGTGGTAGGGTGGGTTAGGGTAAAGGGGTGGTTTCGGGATgcttcaagtgcattacattgttactttatttctgtttttattacatCCACTCCAGTTTAGGTCATTAGGCATTAGATTGGGAAGGTTTGGACTTCTACCATATGGGTCCAAATTACCATAGAGTAATTCAGGCTGAGAGAACCCATCATTtttgtggtgggggtggtggcaggCACTGGGGTTAAGGGACGTTCAGGTAGAGAAAGGCATTTATATAAAAGGGTATGGATCTAGAGAGTATTATGTATGCTacgtgaaataagttagagaaaaagaaactatatGATTACACTTCTATGAGcaatctgtaaaacagaaacagttgtgatgcagagaaaaaaaggagGTGGTCACTGATGGGAGTTAGGGTTGGGAGTGTGGGGGAGgagagaaatagatgaggaagatTAAGATGTACAAACTACTAGTTACATAATAAAATCAATGGGTTTGAAAGGTAAATAAAGAGATAGATAGATAAGGTAACCCCATTAGGCATAGGGAGGAGTCTCAGCCTTAGAAGAAGTCAAGCTAGGACCTTCAGTGCTAGTCAGCAGGCCTGGGATCCAAGCGGATTGCTGCACTAAGGAGCAACCCCCACTCTCAGATCTGGGCATCCCCAAACAAGGTAGCTGGATATGGAACCCCCAGCATCTCCTCTAGCCACTCAGGGAGGTGAGAGCTTTGCCTTGGGGCATGTAGACTCGGGTCAGCAGAGGGAACACTCCCAAACCCTACCCAAACTGGAGGCCAGAATCCTGAGTGAGGACTGAGGGAGCCCCTGACTCCAGAACTGGGGCAAGGGGCGGGGGTCGAGAATCCTGCCCTTGTGATTTGCAGCATAGCCCCAGATCAGTTTTGGCAGGATGTGGCTCACTCTGTCACCTGTGGTCCCAGAAAGGTGAAGACCTTTTTGCAGGGTCTTGGACTCAGATTGACAGAGGGCAGAGTCCAGGAAGGATGCAGAGTCGAGGGGAAGATCCATACACGGTAGAGAGAGCCACATCTGATGCCACCTCAGCTGTCAGCCCCGGGGGTCCCAGGGAAGAGCTGGCCAGTTCTGGTGCCCCTGACTTCTGCCTGTGGGGTCCGAGGGAGATGAGGGCCTTGGTTTCAGGTCCGGCTGCCCAAGTCAGCAGAAAATGAGGAGTCCCAGGCCATGAGAGATGTTGAGGCACCAATTCTATGTGAAGAAGGAGACAACTGACTCCCCTAGAACAGAGGAGCCCACACAGAGTGCCACCTCTGCTGTTGCCCTGGGAAGCTCAGTTAGAGCTCTCAGGCGGAGATGCCCTCTCATTTTCTCCAAGAATGGTCTCAGGGACATTGGGGTTTGAGTCTGATGGGTGAGGCCTCATTCAACATAGGGAGGAAGCCCGGTTCCTAAAAGGAGTCACAGTGGTAACACTGAATGAACATGTGAGAACCCCACCCAGAAGGAAGTGAACCACATAGTGACATCACTCCTCTCAAACCTGGGAGACCCAGGCATGGGGACCAGATGACCCCCACTTGCTTCTCCCCAGAGCCTGGCAGGGAGGTGAGGAACCTCGTTGATGGGGGTATGGGTTCAGGTCCGCCACTGGAGCATTCGCAGCTAGTACCAGGAGCCCAGAAGAGGACCTAAGAGTTGAGGGACCATCCAGCTACCCCGTGACAACAGAGGGCAGTGCAGAATCTCTTCCTGATTGTCTGCATCAGGAGTCCACACACAGCTGTAGCTAGAGATTGGGAAAATGTCACTGCTTTCTAGTGGGTCTCAGGAAGATGGGGGCCTTAGTAGGAGGGAAGAGATCTCAAGTCAAGACAGATTTCCTGGTCCTGCCAGGAGTCACTGTAAGGACCCAGAGAGATGACTTAGATGAGCACCTACCCAAAGCAGTGGGGCCCACAAAGTCCCAGCCCCTATCAGCCATGGGACACCCCAGGCAGAGGTTGCCAGATGTCACCCCTCACTTCCAGCCCCAAGAACTCAGGGGGATGTGGGCCTTGATCTGAGGCCGGAAGACTCAGGGTGGACTAAGAGAGGAGCATAGATCCCATTCAGGTAAGGGCGAAAGGGGCCAGCTATGATGGAACAGCagagtcccacagagtccagcCCCTGCTGCCATCCCAGGGAGGTCAGGGACGGGGTGACTGGAGGTGGCTCACTCTTTCTTTCACCTTGGGAACCTCAGCATGCTCAGGTCAGCAGAGGGTGAATTTCTAACATTTGCCAGGACTCACAGAGAAGATGCTAAGGACCGGTGGGAAACTCCCAGAATTCCTCTCATTGTCACTCCTTGGTGCCCCCAGGCATACATGGCGGGCAGAAGTGTGCCTCACTCAGAGCTAACAGGGAATTGAGCGCCTTAGTCCAATGGGTCAGCAGAGGAAGGAATCTTAGATTTTGCCCTGAGTAAAATCTGGGGACCTTGCATGAGTAGCACCCATTACAGGGCCTCAACCTCCTGCTGCAGCTCTTCAGGCCCCAGAGACCGTGGGCGGCAGGGCCAGGTAAGGCCACCCTGGCTTTCCCCATTCGATCTCAGGGAGCTGTTGGCTTTGCTATGAGGAAAGGTCCTCAAGCCAGGAGAGAAAGGAGCCCTCAGATCCTCCCAGGAGTTAGTGGGGACTGCGAATGAGGACTGAAGGTAGCATGCTCCCCCTTCCAGCTAATCAAATGAACACTAGAGTCTTGCCTGATCCTCTGCTGAGGCCCCTCATTTCTTTGTGTCATTTCTAAGGGAGATGAGGCTCTTCACCTGAAGGGGCAGcaccagaggcaggagggaagggccCACACCTTTGGTGTTGACAAGATGAGGACCCTGAATGGTGGAGAACTGAGTTCAGGACAGAGCAGGCCCCCAGAACTGCCAGTGCCACCCACCCCTACAGTATCCACAACTCGGTTCCTTCTCATGGGTCCCAGGGAGTTTTGAGGTGTCACCTTTCAAACGGCACATGGCAGGGGTCCCGGCCCCACTAAGAGCTGATGTGACAGTTGTGTGTGTGAATGAAGGGAACCAGAGAGGGCCCCACTCCCAGGATCTTCTGTCACTGGAGGCAGCCACAGGCAGGCTGTGGCCTGAGGCTGGCTTGCTCTCACTTCTTACACCGGGTTCTCAGGGGATAGGCTGACCAAGAACAAGAGGCCAGTGGTTCCTGGAGTAGGGCTCTCAAGGAAAGGGGCAGAGCAGCCTTATTCCCTCCATGCTGAAGGAGCTCATCCACtcatcttctcttctccaggttcCAGCATCACCTACTTGCCTGCCTGCTTCCCTGCCCGCTGTGCCTGCTGATAGTCATGCCTCGGGGGCAGAAGAGCAAGCGCCGTGGGCGTGAGAAACGCCGCCAGGCACGCATGGAGACCAAGGATCTCGGGAATGCTCAGGCTGCTGCCAGCCCCACCCCTACTTCTGGGAGTACGCCCCCGGGCTCCCCACCTGCCGGTGCGGGCCAGAAGCCTCAGGGAGCTGCAGCCACTAGCTCTCCTGTTGCAGGGGCTGCACGCCCAAGATCTAAAGCACGTGGCAGGGGCCAAGTTGAGGAACATGAAAATTCTTCCCGGGCCTCAACCTCTGCTAAGACCGCTCCTCCAGATCCTCTGACCAAGAAGGCAGGAGACTTGGTAAATTTCCTGCTTGATAAGTTTAAGATGAAAGAGCCCATTATGAGGATAGATATGCTGAAGCTTTTTCACAAAAGGTACAAGACACGCTTCCCCGAGATCCTCAGGAGAGCAACTGAATGCATGGAGCTGGCATTTGGTCTTGAATTGAAGGAAGTCAAGCCGAATGGTTACTCCTATACCCTGGTCAGCAAGATAGGCCTCATCAGTAATGAAGTgctgagcagcagcagtgaggtgCCGAAGAATGGGCTTCTGATGCCTCTGCTGAGTGTGATCTACCTGAATGGCAACCGCGCCTCTGAGGCTGATGTCTGGAAGTTCCTCAATGTTCTGGGCATCTATGATGGAAAGCAGCATGTAATCTTTGGGGATCCCAGGAAGCTCATCACGGAAGAGTGGGTGCAGCAGAATTACCTGGTGTATCGTCAGATTCCCGACAGTGATCCCCTGAGCTATGAGTTCCTATGGGGCTCAAGAGCCTACGCTGAAACCAGCAAGATGAAGGTGCTGGAGTTTTTGGCCAAGATCAATAGTACCGTCCCCAGTGCTTTCTCGTTGCATTACGCTGAAGctttgagagaagaaaagagatccCGAGGCAGATCTCTAGTTAGGTCTCGTGGTGCTGCCAGGGCCACTGCCCGCTCCAGGGTCCCACCCAGATATCTGTCCAGTGCCCAGTGAGTTCTCAGGCAGCAGCTTCACTTTGTTTGACCAATACTGCCAACCTTTTAAGAAGTGAGAGGCTAAAGTAGGGCTGGAAAGTTCATAATACTTATCTTCTTTGTGTTCCTATTTTACGCTATTACCTTTCAAATGTTTCATTTCCTAGAATGTTTGTTTAGATTCAGAATCCAAGTTTATGAATGACATGGATCACAGATTTGTTGTTGTCTGTCAGATCTAAGAGTAAGAGTTTTGGTACTGTGTAGTGTAATTCAGAAAATCCTTCATCTTTTGGGGATCAATTTTCTTGGAAATGTGAAAGAATGTTGTAGttttaaaacatatgaaaatcaagTAAGCTGTAGTCAAGTTTTGACTTATGTTATTCACCTTTGTCTCTCTATAACATTCAGTAGTAACCTTAGCGATATACTTAGATGTTGTTAGCTTATTCAAGAATGCCGATAAAAACAATAAGAAACTACATTCCTTGCTTGGTGGCTCCTTTATTCCCATCTTTACTTGAGCATCTGCTCTTCAGAAGGTTCTGTGCTGGTGGGGGTGATGCAAAGATAAAGGAGACCCTGTACCTGCCTGTAGATGTGTTGAGTATATGAGCAGTGATTCCATAAGGAAGGTGGTGTGATGATCTAAGACAAGTGACAAAAATCAGGGAGGAtgctggggagggagttgggatgAGAGCAGTGAGGTatgaattctctcagcctttATTCTCTTAAACCAAAACTTTGAGGTTTGGTATTTTGGCCAAGGTCAATGGTAACATTCCCAGTGCCTTCCCACCCGATTATGAAAAGGCTCTGAGAGAGGATGACGAGAGAGCCCAAGCTGCAGTCAGGGTTTATAGTCCTGCCAAGGCCAGTGTGTGCTCCAAAGTCACATCTAGCAGTCCCTCCAGCCCCTAGTCAGGTCTGAGGCAACTATTTCACTGCGTTCGACCAACACTCCCAGCCTTTTAAGTTGTGAGAGGCTAAGGTGGGGCTGGAAAGCTAATCATAATATACATCTTCTTTGTCTTCCTGTTCCTTCCTGGGAGGTCATTTTAAGTTGGCTGCgtggtgggctggatgaacctGTGATAATGGTGAGCCGAGCCGAGATCCCTACATGGTGGCCCTCAAAGTTGGGAGGCTGAGACTGAAATGAGAAGCTTCCCTGAACAGTTACCCTGAGATTGTGAGTCAACCAGAGGGAATCTCCACCTGGGGGAAAGAACAGAAGGTGTCCAGTGCTCCTGCCCCAGTGCAGGTGAACACAGTCCACAAACCAGGTGTTTGATGCATATTACTCTCTCCTTTGTGATGGGATGTTGAGACGTCACTGTGCTGGCACTCTGGGCCCTGAACAGAAGAAGCCCCAGCACACTCCAAACATGAGGGTATCTCGAGTGTAATCTAGTAGACCTCTTGAG
This genomic interval from Bos indicus x Bos taurus breed Angus x Brahman F1 hybrid chromosome X, Bos_hybrid_MaternalHap_v2.0, whole genome shotgun sequence contains the following:
- the LOC113887630 gene encoding melanoma-associated antigen B1-like, encoding MPRGQKSKRRGREKRRQARMETKDLGNAQAAASPTPTSGSTPPGSPPAGAGQKPQGAAATSSPVAGAARPRSKARGRGQVEEHENSSRASTSAKTAPPDPLTKKAGDLVNFLLDKFKMKEPIMRIDMLKLFHKRYKTRFPEILRRATECMELAFGLELKEVKPNGYSYTLVSKIGLISNEVLSSSSEVPKNGLLMPLLSVIYLNGNRASEADVWKFLNVLGIYDGKQHVIFGDPRKLITEEWVQQNYLVYRQIPDSDPLSYEFLWGSRAYAETSKMKVLEFLAKINSTVPSAFSLHYAEALREEKRSRGRSLVRSRGAARATARSRVPPRYLSSAQ